The following is a genomic window from Homalodisca vitripennis isolate AUS2020 chromosome 5, UT_GWSS_2.1, whole genome shotgun sequence.
AATCATTGAAATTGAATCCATTcctactttatataaaaaaaaatgtagtgGATTTCCTGTGCAATCGTTTATTGCTAAagtatttcagtaaatttaaatatttctaaattatattgaTCTCTTTAAATATGACGTTGGTATAATGGGTTAATCAATGCTTCAGATTATTACTGTCTTTGTCCTCCTTTACTCTTGGATTTAGTTTTTTCTGGGTTAGAACAAGATCTTTCAAATTGTAGATTATTTGCTCTGTTATATGTCATATTGTACTGAATCTCATTCTTACAAATTTGATAGAATTGACCTCTGCCCGGATATTGTACTTGTCCGGGAAATATGGATCTACCTCATCTTAGAATCTACATCCAGGTTTCAGAATTTTGTCAAACCAAGCAATTTTCAACAGTtcccaattttaataaaattttgtaaggaGGTTACCTTTTAATAGGCTTaagaaaaattaccaaattttataaaataattgttacccATTTTGGATTGATTTGTTTGATCACATTAAGTTGTGCTAGGCTGAATTAAGTTTTTGTATCACCAGTAAAATAGTAATGCCGTGTCGCATTGTACTGCTCGCTATACCAGCAAAAAGTAATTTAAGATATACCAACACACAATTCAGGCAGTAAGCCGCATCTAGGtcagaaaaaatctttaaaattaatattttttcaaagaaatgtCATCTACATTATCAGACAAGCTCCGAAAAGACGAGAAGACTGTAGGGAAATAGGAGCTTGGTGCTGTGCCCTTGCCACTGTGACTTCCCTGGCGGTCAGCCACACCTGGCACATTGCTTAAAATtgtcattttgtttttgaaattttctatttACCTTATTTCTGCTTCCTGTACATTAAAAAACCAGAGCAATTTATCTGAATCTGTTATTTGTTTCCAGACCTGTTGTAAGAAGCAGCACACCCAGGCCATCAGCAACTAAGAAACTTGCAGGAAGCAGTTCCCAAGTTTTACCCGATGTGCTCAATGACTCAGTTAAACACAGTTTTCCTGCTAACTGTGAAGAACTTCCAAATATTGAGGAACCAAAAGGTAGTTCAAACGTAGAAAATTCTGCTATTCTGAATGATTCACTCAACAAAGATGAAGATGTTGACAGTGATGTAGTTATAATTGACTTGGATGGCCAAAATGATTCTGTAGTGATCATATCAGATGATGAAAACTTAACAGGCAATGATGAACTTTGTCAGAATCGTAGTGGAAATAAGCCTACTGTAGGAACCGGAGAGGATAAGTTTTGTGATACATTCAGTGCTATATCTACAGAAGATAAAATTGAACACACAAGCCGTATTGAAGTAGAAAACTCAAGCCAAACTGCTGATAAAACTACTGATGATGTCTTGAAGAACCTGAATGAATATCTGGGTAATAACAGCACTGTGTCTGATCTAAGCTTCAACTCGAAAACAAAAATTAGAGTGTGGAAATCTTGAAAATACCAGTTCTTTGTCTAATGAAGACTTAGAATTCAATACTGCTGATACTACTAAAGAGAGTAACAACATTTTAGGAGTTGAACATGACCTTGAAAACAAAGCCATAGTTGAGTCTAGAAATGTTGAAGACACTTTTTCATCGGAGGAGTTGAATGAATGTAGAGAGGTATCTGAAACTGAGAAACTAGTTGAATCGAATGAGGATGCAGTGTCAATGGAGTCAGCTTTGGAAAGTGTTGCAGAAACCAACAAACGTGATACAATAGATCCATTGTCTGTGGAAGCATTAATTCAAGCTTCAATTCACTTAGAAAACCAAGACGTCATCtcatcagaaaataaaactaataaagataTCCTTGTTGAGAAGCCCTCTGTCGAATTGAGTGGGTTAAGTGACTTTGATTGTTCATCACTGAATGGTGTAAGTGACAGCATTTTAAACATATCCCATGGTTCCTCAATTTTGACTAGTCCTGTGGTAAAACCACTCAAAAAATCATGTGGGTTTACATGCAAACGTCATGTACGAGGATATCAGTTGTGATGGAGAGCTGCTGCTTGATCAAGTGCCCAAACGTGTAGAGGAATCTGAAGACTTACACATGTCGGTGGATGAACCTGATTTTAAACAAGGGGAGAGCGGTCTCATCGAGTCCGGGACTTCAGCTAACACTTCCCAACATTCCTTCTACAAGTCATGCTTGAACGGTCGTAGTGACAGTAGCTACTTCACAGCACTTGACGCCAACAGTAGGCATCCTACTTCCAGTTCGTTTCAGAGCTACAGAGACAATGCTGACAAATCAATAATTCTAACTGAAGAAACTGAAAAATCAAGTGCCTTggaaacaagttttgaaatggtCATGAAAAATCGGCAGAACTCTTTCACAGACACTTCTTTGGCCGCATCTGTGGGAAACACATCAGGACAGGTTAAAACTAAAAGTGTGTCTAAATTACCGGTATTTCAAAGTACAACAAGTTTACTCAAACCCCCAAAGCTCAATGTGAAACCAGAGGTGTTGATGACAAGCAACTACAAATGGGCTAAAAAACTTCCATTGGATGCAAACAAGACCGTTTCAGCCATAAAGAAGCAAgtgaatttgaaaacaaaaattccatCTACCAGCTCTCTAGCAAGGCCCACAAACCTTCCTAAACTTACACCAGTAAAAAGCACCAGTGAGTGATATCCCATGTGTAGACAAGTTGAAGACTCCGACTGAAAACAAAACACCAGCTCGAGGAGTCATAAGTCAGTTTTTCAAGATTAGTAAAATCGGACACAAAAACACCAAAAATGAAACCTGTGAATAAGAACCTTGCACTAAGTGAgtcaaaagaagaaaaaaggaAATCGCCTGCACTTTTAAATGAGAAAGACCGTTATAAGAACATCATCAGTCCTATCCTATTCGAGCGTACATAACACGTTCTCcagttgttttaatgaaaaaagaaaatgtgttGGATTCTGAAATTCATGTAACTGGTAGCTGCAAAAAATCTACGGTTTCACACTTGCCAACACGGATACCATCAACTCCAAAAGATGCAGCAAAGGCTACAAAGCGACTTGACTTTGGAACGGtgagaaattactttttatgttttgcaTGCTCATACAAAATTGCAACTGTAAGAATTAATCTTGTGgtaaggtttattttattaaggCCTTATAAGTTTTTAgtagtaaagtaattaattaaaaatgcatacTACTTGACATTAACATGagagaagtaaaaatatttttgaagaaactacaatttctttaaaaacagCCTAGACTTCACTGATATTGAAATTTCTGGCATCCAATTCATGACTTACTAATATTTCTATTTGTACTAgggatcacatttttatttgaataattttatgtttcttgACAGTGTACATCTTAACATAACAAATTAACCTCATTTCTTACATATTGAGTTtggtaatcaataaaaaatgttgtaaaaataaatgtgaacggggaaataaaattaaaacgtgcAATTTACTAAATGAAATCCTGAACTATAAATGCATTTACAGCtgtttaaatacatttgcaaTTAAAGTTAATAAGCCATACTTGATCCATGTAATTCTGCAGGATTAGGTCCACTTAGGAAGGAAGTGCTAGGTTAGGTTtgatgtttttattcttttaaaaagcTTGACAGTGGTAAActggttattaatttataaaattcctaAGCTCACTCTTAACCCTTTAAATACCAACATCTGATTTTACCGGACGTCAAAAgttgtctgaaaagtgccaacgtccAATTTTACTGGATgtcaaaagttggccgaaaagtgccaaCCTCCCATTTTACCGGACATTCAGGAAAAAAATCACTACAAATcgaaaacttatatatttaaactaatattatattaaattgtttgtgaagaactgtttttttttttttttttcaaaataaattgttatagtacacttcctaTCAATTGACTTTAACgaaaatcaatctagaactcacatataacaatttttggttgacatggctaccagaaacaatgtgacactagtttcttaaatgttgtataactcactgattattgaagataatgatatacatttttcatgatttatagaCAATTGATTAacctttccagtgatatggacaaagaaaaggatatgattatttttgtaatgataattaggctgaaaaattaaatttaaataaattcttgaattttttgaggtaagtccattttttatattcctaaatttaattttatggtaactttattattttatgttaattcagcagagttttcaatgaaaaattatgaaaaaagtatgttgatagcttattaaataatcaaactgtgaatattttactgaaaccttgcaaaatgccttcaaagggctggcacttttcagtacatccactcaataaatacttggctctcaaagggttaaatttttcAACTCTTTAGTTCATAGAACACCACAAGGAGCATGGGCACTACATACAGTTTGACAAAATACTAGTCCATTGTCTTGTGAACCAGttcaaaaataattcatttgGGCACAACACCAATCAGCTAAGGCATTTTGGGATTGTAATAGTTCATATTGACACTGTTAGGTGACAGGAACACCTtagttttacaagttttataaacaaagatCAGATCTGTAAAAttccatacaaataaatatatttcacccAACGATTTggtgaaagattaaattattgtCCAGTTTTGTACATATacacgaggtctgtccaaaaagtatccgaccagTAGGCGGACGCGGCGTAAACCGACCGGCttgaaccggttattggaggggaggggcgagcctactccttcccatattaggcattgaatacgatccggtcactcagtgagtcacagcgcactgttccgtacagtactgccttGTGTGAACGTCGCacttcaatatgactgaacgtgttgagcagcgcatttgctttaaattttgcctaaaacttggccattcagcatcagagatgattactatgatacggaaagtttatggtgacgtgtctatgggcgatacacaaataaaagagtggtttaggcggtttaaaaatggtggaaagtgatgaccgatctggcaggccttcaacggccagaaacgctgaaaatgttgaacgtgttcgtgcagcaatgaATGAAAACCaacgattgactgtccgagagctggaagaagatttaggaataccaaaatcatcagtttgtaacattttacacgaagatttaaaaatgaaccgtgttacagcaaaatttgttcctcggctgctaacagaagaccaaaagaactgtcgacttgaaatcacacaggacaatctggatttgataaaaagtgacccagggctatttaaaaaagttattactggtgatgagtcatgggtttatggctacgaccctgaaacaaaggctcaatcttcacagtggaaaactcgtgaagagcaacggccgaaagaagcaagacaaagtcgaagcaatatcaagacaatgctgacagtatTTTTTGACCAGGATGCcattgttcatcacgaatatgctccaagaggccagacagtgaataaggagtattatcttgaggtcctaaggcggctacgagatgcagtgcgaaggaaacgacctgaactgtggacaagccgtgactggaccctgcaccacgacaacgcgccagctcattcctcaaatcttattcagaattttttggtcaaacacgacatcaaccaactacgacagcctccatacagtcctgacatagctccttgtgacctggctatttccaaaattaaaaattcctttgaaaggaaaaagatttgatgatgttgaacaaataaaacaaaatgcaacaaaggacctgttagccatttcgcaaaattaatttaaggagtgtttttctggaagtgggaggagcgttgaaATAAGGTAgaggcttgtggaggggagtactttgaaggggaccagattgcagTTGCCGCCGAGTAatgtcagttcatgccagacgtatACTTTTTGGGCTCACCTCttactttttattatgtttcaactTTTctccaattattaatatttgtctttaaattgcTATTGTACTAATAGTGGTGCTATTTTAATTAACTACTGGTATTTTTAACGATAAATGTTAAGAAAACTGTTTAATTATTGTGAACTTTcataaaaaagcattttattatgtttagttaGTGTTTTATTGTATAAGTGGATTCTGAGATGTATACATATTAGATTTTTACTTGAGCAATAGACaaatgtattgttttgatttACAGAATCAAGGTCAAGaaaatgttgatcccaactacaCACGTGACACTTTACCACCGAGGATAATGGAAAAGGCTTCAGCTGTTTTTCTCGTATGTaccacatatttttattgttcagttAAACCTTTTTAGCTTGCCAGAAAACCATAGCACCCAACCTGTTTGCattctatctatatatatatataaaaatgaatgtttgtatgtttgtcctttatggaatcgtgaactattggaccgatcatgatgaaaatttgtacgtatatgtatttttccacggagaaggtttataagctatgcccatccctttcccgattcaggattccgccccactggttacagaaatacccataagaaatgcattgcagcaaacatatgttaacgtcttttcaaatttttaatcagctgttctttgtaaacatatattacacttatagttttaaagcatagagtaagcttaagagaaacgacaaattttgtttaaactgtttttgcaatcactgttaaacatagactttactatccagataatacaattcaaatttgacgtaaaaattcacctttaactgcaatatttatttaatataaaccatgctcatgcttgatcagaagagtaatgcagatatcataattactatcttacgttggctacaaatataaagaatgttataaaatcaaccttagttgttttttttgacagaagtatggttctcaaaactccgtgtgtacatattctctcgatcgagacaacaaagcaagctcaatcgtggcatcggagataactaatttaatctaaaatttattatagtaaaaaaaaaaaatttactaagtaatataaggacttcggttcttaagatttgcgtgcgaagccgtgggtaacagctagatagaggcaggaatatggtacataccttcataatacgcccaagaggctcacgatggaacgactatcaattatctcagcaatgtttagaatgtgatagaaaaagaataagtgaatatagtgtactgttttcaacgggaaattgcgtgcgaagccgcgggcaacttttgcaaaaaattattgaaatgcgcagcaaagcgcgccgggcccgctagtttctTATAAATTCTACAAGTACTAtcaatttgacattgaaatagTATGTAGTTTTATTACACAGTACACAAAAAAATCATGTTGAAAAAtagatgttttacaaaaataagtaaacaaagccttttttataaaaaaaaacctaagatatcattatttaagaattaatttatacaaacagatctaaatatttatataattctagcCATTAGATCAAGtataaaagtattgtatattatttagcttataaaaaatatatacatacagaattacattaatacaaaaaaagcGGGGGACTCCCTCACTTGACGTCAAGAGGGACAGGTTAAGAGGAAAGAGGTAAATGTCCTTCCACCATAGAGAAATACTCTGAATTTGACCTTGTGGAGTTTGGTACAGGGTTTAGAGACTCTTGACATCAAGAAGGACACATTAAGTGAAATAGGTAGATGTACAGATAGATTATTAAGATTTGAAACGGTTCGTACATAGGGACTTGAGGGG
Proteins encoded in this region:
- the LOC124363668 gene encoding uncharacterized protein LOC124363668, coding for MRYTIGRAGPKTEARMRGPERRSVQRSVLLQPRIGGVVASDNGRPAGPKFDIEVDKEIWPITLLLTVTVTKRFFWGKVTEKDIRKRALLGNCFDSPVVRSSTPRPSATKKLAGSSSQVLPDVLNDSVKHSFPANCEELPNIEEPKGSSNVENSAILNDSLNKDEDVDSDVVIIDLDGQNDSVVIISDDENLTGNDELCQNRSGNKPTVGTGEDKFCDTFSAISTEDKIEHTSRIEVENSSQTADKTTDDVLKNLNEYLGNNSTVSDLSFNSKTKIRVWKS
- the LOC124363022 gene encoding uncharacterized protein LOC124363022, yielding MKKENVLDSEIHVTGSCKKSTVSHLPTRIPSTPKDAAKATKRLDFGTNQGQENVDPNYTRDTLPPRIMEKASAVFLKEPEVPKKHLPKLGGTMQKLLDTPRPKVVVHLGRTKESPKVKGVLIPNDEIASKQTGRISIRQVKSPEKTNTLK